One window of the Thermomicrobiales bacterium genome contains the following:
- a CDS encoding hybrid sensor histidine kinase/response regulator, with protein MLEPDALAALAARYGIGETLTGQVLIVDDDLGNLDVLRAFLDADYVVHEARSAEIALKLLEVERFDVIVCDQRMPGMTGIDMLAVVRERYPDVAGILLTAYTDTPVLVDAINRARVFRHMHKPWEPEDLLGAVAQASAMVQQRRLNARLLELLSARSDELKLALDELRAAQHKMLHLERLGTIGRLTAGITHDLRNTLGGLTLLESLFEAQGVAPRLMSPLRVGVSATRHLMSTLSTLHQFAAGSLALKEEPIDLSDVLRDALVLAGLEMEQRRSRCVITVEPGLPPVRCDRARILQVMVNLLRNAMQSTDAPQSIQVEVARTPGGVSIAVQDEGPGVAPEIASRLFDPFESTKGAHGLGMGLYMCRLIMEQHGGSIRSVPPVPPGGGARFVIELPRGPDDR; from the coding sequence GTGCTTGAGCCTGATGCGCTCGCGGCGCTCGCCGCCCGGTACGGTATCGGCGAGACGCTCACCGGACAGGTGCTCATCGTCGACGACGACCTGGGCAACCTCGACGTGCTGCGCGCGTTTCTCGACGCCGACTACGTGGTGCACGAGGCGCGCTCCGCGGAGATCGCGCTGAAGCTGCTCGAGGTCGAGCGCTTCGACGTCATCGTGTGCGACCAGCGCATGCCCGGCATGACGGGCATCGACATGCTGGCGGTGGTGCGCGAGCGCTACCCCGACGTCGCGGGCATCCTGCTCACCGCCTACACCGACACGCCGGTGCTCGTCGACGCGATCAACCGCGCGCGGGTGTTCCGGCACATGCACAAGCCCTGGGAGCCCGAAGACCTGCTCGGGGCCGTCGCGCAGGCCAGCGCGATGGTGCAGCAGCGCAGGCTCAACGCCCGGCTGCTCGAGCTGCTCTCCGCGCGCAGCGACGAGCTGAAGCTGGCCCTCGACGAGCTCCGCGCGGCGCAGCACAAGATGCTGCACCTCGAGCGCCTGGGCACCATCGGCCGGCTCACCGCGGGCATCACCCACGACCTGCGCAACACCCTCGGCGGGCTCACGCTGCTCGAGAGCCTGTTCGAGGCGCAGGGCGTGGCGCCGCGGCTGATGTCGCCGCTGCGCGTGGGCGTCTCCGCGACCCGGCACCTCATGTCGACGCTGAGCACGCTGCACCAGTTCGCGGCGGGCAGCCTCGCGCTGAAGGAGGAGCCCATCGACCTCTCGGACGTGCTGCGCGACGCCCTCGTGCTGGCCGGGCTCGAGATGGAGCAGCGGCGCTCTCGCTGCGTGATCACCGTCGAGCCGGGCCTGCCTCCGGTGCGCTGCGACCGCGCTCGCATCCTTCAGGTGATGGTGAACCTCCTGCGCAACGCGATGCAGTCGACGGACGCGCCGCAGAGCATCCAGGTGGAGGTGGCGCGCACCCCGGGGGGGGTGTCGATCGCGGTGCAGGACGAGGGTCCGGGGGTGGCTCCGGAGATCGCGTCGCGGCTCTTCGATCCCTTCGAGAGCACCAAGGGGGCGCACGGCCTGGGGATGGGTCTCTACATGTGTCGGCTCATCATGGAGCAGCACGGCGGATCGATCCGCTCGGTGCCTCCGGTGCCGCCGGGGGGCGGGGCGAGGTTTGTGATCGAACTGCCGAGAGGACCTGATGACAGATAG
- a CDS encoding phosphopantothenoylcysteine decarboxylase produces the protein MSAGGTHEAIDPVRFVGNRSSGRMGYAIAMRARDRGADVVLVSGPSALPTPEGVSVERVRSARDMRDAVMAAAGSAHLVVMAAAVADYRPSEVAAEKIKKSDAELVIRMVKNPDILAELGASRHEGGPMLVGFALETSDLVERAREKLVRKGCDLVVANLAADGFDGDDNRVTLVTPGAVTPLAPMSKASVADHILDHFAAHRAR, from the coding sequence GTGAGCGCAGGCGGCACCCACGAGGCGATCGACCCGGTGCGCTTCGTGGGCAACCGATCGTCCGGGCGCATGGGCTACGCGATCGCGATGCGGGCGCGCGACCGGGGCGCGGACGTCGTGCTGGTGAGCGGGCCCTCCGCGCTGCCGACCCCGGAGGGCGTCTCCGTGGAGCGGGTGCGCAGCGCGCGGGACATGCGCGACGCGGTGATGGCCGCTGCCGGATCAGCGCACCTGGTGGTGATGGCCGCTGCGGTGGCCGACTACCGGCCCTCGGAGGTCGCCGCCGAGAAGATCAAGAAGTCCGACGCCGAGCTCGTGATCCGGATGGTGAAGAACCCCGACATCCTCGCCGAGCTCGGCGCATCGCGTCATGAGGGCGGGCCGATGCTGGTGGGCTTCGCGCTCGAGACGAGCGATCTCGTCGAGCGCGCGAGGGAGAAGCTTGTCCGCAAGGGCTGCGACCTCGTGGTGGCCAACCTCGCGGCGGACGGCTTCGACGGCGACGACAACCGCGTAACCCTGGTGACGCCCGGGGCGGTGACTCCGCTGGCTCCGATGAGCAAGGCCTCGGTCGCCGATCACATCCTCGACCACTTCGCAGCACATCGGGCGCGCTGA
- a CDS encoding response regulator, with protein MFTAPNGVRGLELALKHMPDVVVTDLMMPEMDGFELTRRLRHDPRTKHVPVLMLSARGELTDRLEGMDSGVTEHMSKPFNTRELLATVQKLAQASDAAAERVLIQQMDSLETITGGLAHEINNPLNYVRNAFTRVRIDVTEAFKMAVPKADGDAERARIAALEGRTLRMFETAQAGLSRIGDTVALMRRYSREGFARVARSHDVFAGARDVATLVSSSIGRPVELVLELEGEGWVDCVAEELHQAISNLVQNAIEAVAR; from the coding sequence GTGTTCACCGCGCCCAACGGGGTGCGCGGGCTGGAGCTCGCGCTCAAGCACATGCCCGATGTGGTGGTGACCGACCTGATGATGCCGGAGATGGACGGCTTCGAGCTCACGCGGCGGCTCCGCCACGACCCCCGCACGAAGCACGTCCCGGTGCTGATGCTCTCCGCGCGGGGCGAGCTCACCGACCGGCTGGAGGGCATGGACTCCGGGGTCACCGAGCACATGAGCAAGCCCTTCAACACCCGCGAGCTGCTGGCCACGGTGCAGAAGCTCGCGCAGGCGAGCGACGCCGCCGCCGAGCGGGTGCTCATCCAGCAGATGGACTCCCTCGAGACCATCACCGGGGGCCTGGCGCACGAGATCAACAACCCGCTCAACTACGTGCGCAACGCCTTCACGCGGGTGCGCATCGACGTCACCGAGGCCTTCAAGATGGCCGTCCCGAAGGCGGACGGGGACGCCGAGCGGGCGAGGATCGCCGCGCTGGAGGGGCGCACGCTGCGGATGTTCGAGACCGCCCAGGCGGGGCTCTCGCGCATCGGGGACACGGTGGCGCTGATGCGGCGGTACAGCCGCGAGGGCTTCGCTCGCGTGGCGCGCTCGCACGACGTGTTCGCCGGGGCGAGGGACGTCGCCACGCTGGTGTCCTCGTCGATCGGCCGCCCGGTCGAGCTGGTGCTTGAGCTGGAGGGCGAAGGGTGGGTCGACTGCGTCGCCGAGGAGCTGCACCAGGCGATCTCGAACCTGGTTCAGAACGCCATCGAGGCGGTCGCGCGATGA
- a CDS encoding carbon-nitrogen hydrolase family protein, producing the protein MKAAVVQLNSGEDVGRNLSTAEALGREAATAGAALVVMPENALYMGAEEGRGQVAGRYVPGEAPGGPCGERMAALSRETGAWVLWGGVPEARAEDARTFNTAALLDERGVVVARYRKIHLFDIDLPGGPVLTESRNTAPGDALVVADTPVGRLGLSVCYDVRFPELYRGLVDGGATVLAVPAAFTATTGRAHWELLLRARAVESQSYVLAAAQWGTHPGGRTTWGHAMIVDPWGVVLAERAEGEGVVLAEIDPGRTASVRASLPSLMHRRIGRSRSEG; encoded by the coding sequence GTGAAGGCGGCGGTGGTGCAGCTCAACTCCGGTGAGGACGTCGGCCGCAACCTGTCGACCGCGGAGGCCCTCGGGCGCGAGGCGGCGACGGCGGGCGCGGCGCTGGTGGTGATGCCCGAGAACGCGCTCTACATGGGCGCCGAGGAGGGCAGGGGGCAGGTCGCCGGGAGGTATGTTCCGGGCGAGGCGCCGGGGGGGCCGTGCGGCGAGAGGATGGCGGCGCTGTCCAGGGAGACCGGGGCGTGGGTGCTCTGGGGCGGCGTCCCGGAGGCCCGCGCGGAGGACGCGCGCACCTTCAACACCGCGGCGCTGCTCGACGAGCGGGGCGTGGTGGTGGCGCGCTACCGGAAGATCCACCTCTTCGACATCGACCTGCCGGGCGGGCCCGTTCTTACGGAGTCGCGTAATACGGCCCCGGGCGATGCGCTGGTGGTGGCGGACACGCCGGTGGGGCGCCTGGGCCTGAGCGTCTGCTACGACGTACGCTTCCCGGAGCTGTACCGCGGGCTCGTGGACGGCGGCGCGACGGTGCTCGCGGTGCCCGCGGCCTTCACCGCCACGACGGGCCGCGCGCACTGGGAGCTGCTGCTCCGGGCGAGGGCGGTGGAGTCGCAGTCCTACGTGCTGGCGGCGGCGCAGTGGGGGACGCACCCGGGCGGGCGCACCACCTGGGGCCACGCGATGATCGTCGACCCGTGGGGCGTGGTGCTGGCCGAGCGGGCCGAGGGCGAGGGGGTGGTGCTCGCGGAGATCGACCCCGGGCGCACGGCCTCGGTGCGCGCCTCGCTGCCGTCGCTCATGCACCGGCGCATCGGCCGCTCCCGGTCGGAAGGTTGA
- a CDS encoding VanW family protein: MTRWLRLSSLSLLFALMGGGIGYLLLPERAPQAAGVPRVRVRGRPVTLGPDPRAQARDLARAYLREHVTIVAEERTLERSREAFGARVDVRLLEHLLRAAADPSSALVRHHAALARGPIELPLPVRLEGAVALPLLAQLKEEVDHLPVDARIDVEQRRVIPERRGTYLDVFGTLALLDTAFTNGRNRVEAVLEHTDPTTTSEQLRDVEMNAVVGWFQTNYNANEDHRDRTYNLHLAASRVNGYVWMPGAVLDFNEIVGDRSEANGFRMATVISAGELIDGVGGGVCQIAGSLFAASFFAGMEVVDRTPHSRPSGYIKMGLDATVVYPSINLKLRNTLPFPVVIHTRLNNGLARIELLGARRTRAVTFVRKVMPRVDRFEEREVPDANLPAGTRVLTQRGIPGFRITRYRIIREGDQAVRQRWLDAYPPDDAGLARGHRAGWRRRVRAARTTTRSTPRTSTSPSRSRWRATTSRRCAARASAAPRGGWSVRA; encoded by the coding sequence ATGACGCGCTGGCTGCGGCTCTCCTCGCTGTCCCTCCTGTTCGCCCTGATGGGCGGAGGCATCGGGTACCTGCTGCTCCCCGAGCGGGCCCCGCAGGCCGCGGGCGTCCCGCGGGTGAGGGTGCGCGGCCGGCCGGTGACCCTGGGGCCCGATCCCCGAGCGCAGGCCCGCGACCTGGCGCGTGCGTACCTCCGCGAGCACGTCACCATCGTCGCCGAGGAGCGCACGCTCGAGCGCAGCCGCGAGGCCTTCGGCGCCCGGGTCGACGTGCGCCTGCTCGAGCACCTGCTGCGCGCCGCGGCCGACCCGTCGAGCGCGCTCGTCCGGCACCACGCCGCCCTCGCCCGCGGGCCCATCGAGCTGCCGCTCCCGGTGCGCCTGGAGGGGGCCGTGGCGCTGCCGCTCCTCGCGCAGCTCAAGGAGGAGGTGGACCACCTGCCGGTGGACGCGCGCATCGACGTCGAGCAGCGGCGGGTGATCCCCGAGCGGCGCGGCACCTACCTCGACGTGTTCGGCACGCTGGCCCTGCTCGACACGGCGTTTACCAACGGGCGTAATCGGGTGGAGGCGGTGCTGGAGCACACCGACCCGACGACCACCTCCGAGCAGCTCCGCGACGTGGAGATGAACGCCGTCGTGGGGTGGTTCCAGACCAACTACAACGCCAACGAGGACCACCGCGACCGCACGTACAACCTCCACCTCGCGGCCAGCCGGGTGAACGGCTACGTCTGGATGCCGGGCGCGGTGCTCGACTTCAACGAGATCGTGGGCGACCGCTCCGAGGCCAACGGCTTCCGCATGGCGACGGTCATCTCCGCGGGCGAGCTCATCGACGGCGTCGGCGGCGGCGTCTGCCAGATCGCCGGGAGCCTCTTCGCGGCGTCGTTCTTCGCGGGCATGGAGGTGGTCGACCGGACGCCGCACTCGCGCCCCAGCGGCTACATCAAGATGGGCCTCGACGCGACGGTGGTGTACCCGTCGATCAACCTGAAGCTGCGCAACACGCTGCCCTTCCCGGTGGTGATTCACACGCGGCTCAACAACGGGCTCGCCCGCATCGAGCTGCTGGGCGCGCGTCGCACCCGCGCGGTGACCTTCGTGCGCAAGGTGATGCCCCGGGTCGACCGCTTCGAGGAGCGCGAGGTGCCCGACGCCAACCTCCCGGCGGGCACGCGGGTGCTCACGCAGCGGGGCATCCCGGGCTTTCGCATCACCCGGTACCGGATCATCCGCGAGGGCGACCAGGCCGTGCGCCAGCGCTGGCTCGACGCCTATCCGCCCGACGATGCAGGTCTGGCGCGTGGGCACCGGGCCGGCTGGCGCCGCAGGGTCCGCGCGGCCAGGACGACCACCCGGAGTACACCGCGGACCAGTACCTCGCCCTCACGCAGCCGCTGGAGAGCGACGACATCCAGGAGGTGCGCCGCCCGGGCTTCTGCGGCACCGCGGGGTGGATGGTCCGTCAGGGCCTGA
- a CDS encoding FtsW/RodA/SpoVE family cell cycle protein, producing the protein MSEQVDVQGTGWQAHQSMVAIGSGRWWGQGFMQSTQNQQHFLPDTHTDFPFPVWAQEQGFFGVVIVLLLYLFLILWALRIASLAKDRFGAAIAVGVSALFFWHVVFNVGMVTRSLPVVGVTLPFFSYGGSSVLAILIGVGLLMNVSMRRRAL; encoded by the coding sequence ATGAGCGAGCAGGTCGACGTGCAGGGCACCGGCTGGCAGGCGCACCAGAGCATGGTGGCCATCGGCAGCGGCCGCTGGTGGGGTCAGGGGTTCATGCAGAGCACCCAGAACCAGCAGCACTTCCTGCCCGACACGCACACCGACTTCCCCTTCCCGGTGTGGGCCCAGGAGCAGGGCTTCTTCGGGGTCGTGATCGTGCTGCTGCTCTACCTCTTCCTCATCCTCTGGGCCCTGCGCATCGCCTCGCTCGCCAAGGACCGCTTCGGCGCCGCCATCGCCGTCGGCGTCTCGGCCCTCTTCTTCTGGCACGTGGTGTTCAACGTCGGGATGGTCACCCGCAGCCTCCCGGTGGTCGGCGTGACCCTGCCCTTCTTCTCCTACGGCGGCTCGAGCGTGCTCGCGATCCTGATCGGGGTGGGGCTGCTGATGAATGTCTCCATGCGCCGCAGGGCCTTGTAG